One Glycine max cultivar Williams 82 chromosome 1, Glycine_max_v4.0, whole genome shotgun sequence genomic window, TTGTTCggccacccccccccccccccccccccccccccccccttgttGCATCCTCTTTTTATTTGAGGgctcattaaaatttatttttaaaattatcatataatttgttttaactGGGTAtctagaatttttaaaattattatttttaagccaCAGAAAAATAAACTCAtaggttttttttaatctaggaatctaattaaaattactGGTTTAGatacttttttattgttcaCCAAAAAAgatactttttataaaaattcaaaaatattcatgaacctagagtaattaataataaatctaaaaaaattataaaatgtaggTTAAATTAATTGACTTTTGacgtaaataataaaaaaaatatttacacaaataatacaggcaaaaatttatttatattaatgatataAATTACTGAGATAAAGAAAtcgatttttaaattaagattatttttttactaacacCCGTTATGAAATCGATTGCATAatgtgtgttttctttttctttctaaactATGTTATGAAATCTATTTAGGAGGAATGTCAATTTTATAacatggtttttattttttaattttttgtattttttaatttttttgctttttaattatttatacttatgTTTAAATTGTTGTTTAAGCTGaagataatttgtattatttagttatttattttaattttatttatagtttaaaatgaaataaagttgatttaaaagaaagtatggttaaaaaataattttaaaatgatatttctactacattattttattatttatttatatatattttaatgattaatgaGCCTATTGtctaatataaagaaaaattggacttatataaaaattttaatataaaataaatctataaataaattaatagaccaaactaaacttttaaatagattaaataaaacttaaaaataaaatctataacaGATAGTAGAACTTTTAGAGGTAATTTCTTGcatatttataatgttattgTATGTGTATATCTTTTGAAtcacttgtttatttttattttcatctttaaattaagttttaaagaaaaattagaattatataaaaattttaatataaaatagattaatAGATCAAactaaacttttaaataaattaaataaaacttaaaaataaaatctataacaGATAGTAGAACTTTTTAAGGTAATTTCTTGcatatttataatgttattgTATGTCTATATCTTTTGAAtcacttgtttatttttatttacatctttaaattaaattttaatatctttatagttaaaaataaatttatatcataattttaattattggttataaaatcaaaatataatttatttatttatttaaatataagttgaagttaattttttcaaaagtttgtttttttcttggtttagtTTGCCAGGGAATCCCTCAATTTGCAAAGGTTGGGAGGTGTGTTCAATCAATACAGGGGATACTAGCAAGTTCCTTAAGACAAGTTTGCACACACATGATAGCCTTTTTAAGTTGATTTCGAAGCTTTTTTCATTTACACTTCCATGCTTTGTTCTTTGCTTTCTCCCTTTCGTGTTGGTTTTTCATTGTTGAAAGAGGTGTCACTTCGGTCGAGGTGAAAGTGTTACGGGTCGGTGGTGATTGTTGCGGTGGTTGGTTCGTCGTCGAAGGTACACTAGGTACACGCTGTTGCTGGGTGAGTGAGTTGATCCGTATGTGTAATTTCAACaaacggatcaacttgatccgtataaACCAtacaaatcaacttgatccgtatggaTTATACGGATTAAATCCGTATAAATCATATGGATCAACTAGATCCGTATAGTTTATacgaattttgaattttttaaaaattgtttaaaatttaatttattttaaaaaaaaaattaaaaagaaatttttttatacaaattaaaaaaattaatttttttaattattaatatgtttgtatgtaaatttgtaaaatgaaattatttgtttatatgtGTATTTGAAATAATATGTATGTAGATTGATATAGGGttttggtttttaatatatatgattattagTTGTAGTGTTTATAAAATGGTTTGCAGTAAAAGATTATGTAGAATTTTGTATGATATTATATGTATAGTGTAGTTAggtgttgtatgtttgtcatgtgaattttttttatttgttgttaagatggacgaagatcaatgaaTGTATGACAGTATAATGTCTGAAGAAATTGATATGGATGATGAAAATGGTGTAAAtgaacatgttgattgttcagatgtgttcaatacttctcaggtaataatgttcattattgtcattaaattaataaaatgaatgtcccttttgaagactaaatttgtctgggttgcgttgtaggtgTTTGCTACCCGAGATGATGCTTTGTAGTGGGCTCGATCAGTTGCTCATGAAAACGGATTCGTGGCGGTGAAGGTGATTATAATATCTAACACAAACACTGGTATTAGAGGAAGGACTTCATTTGTGTTGTTTGTGAAAAGAGTGATCAGGTTTaggaagaaagattttgttAGAAGAGATATTGAGAGTAGGAAATGTCAGTGTCCCTTCAAGtttcgtgggaaaccagtggtTGGAGAGCAAgattggatggtgaagttgatgttGATCTGTATGcctcatacggatcaacttcatTCGTATGATtcttacgaatcaacttgatccgtacgaACGCAAAAATTGAAATACAAAAATGCAGCCATTAACGGAGATGTGAAGCTTACCTTGACGGTGGAAGAGCAAAATGGAGTTGCAAGTCCTCAATGCCGACGACGAACCACCCAATGCGCGGCAAACGAACCTCCAAGGAAAGCAAACGGCGccggaaggagaagaagaagcttgaACAGCacaacaaagaaaaggaaaaggcacaGGGAAGAAGCTCGTACGGAAGGCATGAACAATGCAAATGAGTGTACAtagcttttaaattttatgtgaaAGGCATTTTTGCCCATTTActtaaaatgttgggtgcaccaacaataatgctgggtgcacctagcaacccCCCTCCTATTGCTTGCCTGTAGTCCGACAAGTCCATCTCAATGAATACCCATACTTTAAAATCCAATACCACTAATCCACCCAGCAgttttgctggtgcacccagcactgGTTGTGAAAAGGCCATAATGCCCctcagtaatttttttaaaaaataaccctCGACTCTCTCCCCCCCCCGCGTTttcgcttcttcttcttcttcctgcttcttcttcctcatacgtttctgcttcttcttcattctttgcgcttcttcttcttcacgtCGTCATCAATTAGCAACTTCTTCTTTCTACTagttcttcttcattcttttcACCTCAgaggatttcttcttcttcttcgttgagGAGGTTGCCGCCATTGTTGCCCTGATTAGGAGGTTGTCGTGGTGCATTGAGGAGGCTTCCACGAAGAGCAACGTTGTCGTCCACCGTCTAGGTAAGCACCGTGACCCTGTCCTTTTTCCACCATTGTTGTCGACGATGGCGTAGAACACGATCTGAAAGTTGCTGTGTGTTTTACGGATCACCTGATCCGTAAAGTACTGAAACATAGTTTACGGATCAAGTGATCCGTAAGCATgttccggatcaacttgatccgtaacatGCTTACTGATCACTTGATCTGTAACACTCAcaacttcattttaaaaattgccaaatatttgatacattgtgagtttttttttaaattaagaattttgGTTATTAGGATTACCTCTGAATGTAtgctaaatatttgataaatagtgTCATTTTGGAGAATATCAactgtttgaatttgatttaatgCGAATATGTAATTGCCTTTTATGTAATTGTCACTTGGAACTGAATGTGGtatcaaaaaattgatttaaacgCCCAGACAACCTCAGCAAATTAAGTTCAAAAGTAACATGATTAGGACAATCATGTTTgcataaaacatttttagtgaaatgtggataaatagatattttttatataaaaaaacagcaaacaaaatatatattatcatggTACCATGGGTACCCAAAAGCTGTTACAAATCCCTATCCATGTGAAATGCATTCCTTGTTTAGATACATAGATAgtacaaatattaattagatCATACAGAGCAGAGATGAGTGAACTACAATAAAGGAGAAATATAGAAAAGATTGGGAAACTTATGAGGAGGGAAAGTAGATAAGAAGAATTCTATACAAGAGTTATGATaaatgatcattttcaaaaCCCATTATTATAAGGCAAATAGCTTAAGGTAGAGCTAATGATATTGATGAGCAGAAGAATTTGCAGGAATAGTATGCTCAGGGAAAAGTTTGGCATATAAACCAAGATGAATTTAGTTTGtcttatacatatacatataaaacCTAATAGCTTTCAATGGAAAATCATGGGGAACAaagtaaaaggaaaaatgaaaaaataaatcccTATGCTATTTGAAGGtgacaaataaaaaaccaaGCTCACTCTTGATCAAATAgctaaatgaaaatgaagaacaaAGGCTGGATATTAATGAGCATTGCAGCTATGCACTAAGATTACACTTCAAAATTTACAATAGTTggaaaattgttataaaaatattcctgaaaaaattattatggcAAGAAATGGAAGTAGATAGAAGAATGATGAGAATGTAGCTAGCCAAGAAATTCGGCATCTCATATTTCAGTTGGTTGTACAAAATCCAGCCACTGAGAATACGAGCTCGAGATGctaaaccaaaaaagaaagtgtactttttaaaagcataaaacaaTAAACCTGtaataacaatattaaatttgcacacacaacaacaaaactagTCCTTGTACTTTGGAATAAACTCAATTTTGATGCCTCCTATGATGACATCTCATTTTCCAACCTTAGGCACCAAAGTAACCAGCACAACATTGTCTTCTTCAGCTTCTAAACACTCGAGCACTTTCGATATCCCTACCTTAAAACTAGTGTTGATATTATGGCCTTGTCCAtggaacaaattaacaaaagttCCCACAAACTCTGTCTGATCTGGTTCATTCAAATTATCTTCATCATCATTAATATGAATATCAaactttacatatttatcacttCCAAACTCAATCCCTTCTATCACCAAAACCTCCTCCTCTTGTTCTTTATCTTCCTTGCTTCTCAATTTCTTCGGCCTCTTAACAACGGTACTCGTTATGGAATCCAAAACCAAAGGAAATTTGCTTGGCTTTGAACTCAAAAGTGGACTCTTCTTCGCTTTTCTCAATAGCTTGCTTTTCGGCGATGTGGGTGGCGTTCGCAGCCATGGAAGATCAACATCTTCGTAAACATACCCTAATTTTTTAGTATCAAGGCAATCTCTTACCTTAACACGAACAAAATTGGCATTCTCATCATAGAAGTAAAAATCAGAATCTAACCAATTTGGATCATCACTATagtcctttcttcttccttccaaTGTCTTCCATAGCCCCCACAATCGATCCGAGTTCAGGTGATGAGCGTAGAAAATGAGGTCTCTAGCTGCTGTGTAGAATGCTCCCATGTCTTCATGGTGTGGCTTATCAGCAGCACCCACCCATGTATGAACAGTGTTATGAGGAGCAACCTCTATAGACCCCATACTCGGAGTAGGGTTATCGCCAAGGCGAAAAGGGCTTCCCATGAACAATTCTTTGGTACTTGCTAGCACCATTTGCTTGTACAAGAAGGCTAGATTATACGAAACTTGTTGATGAGAAGGTCTATCATCGTTAGGGTCAAGTTTATTGTAGTTCAGATCAACCACGTGAAATTTGCGTTACTTTGAGTCAATGAAATTTGCGTTAGACCAATGAAATTTAAGTGAATGAAATCAGTGATTGAATTTGCGGTactcatttgcagatcatggttaggaccAGAGGATTAGGTCGTACCTTAGGTCACGTTACTAGTAGAGGTGTGGGCAGAGGAGATCGTGATGATTCCGATGATGCTCCGCAGCGTCGACGGCCTACTGCATCCACACGGAGGCAGTGAGTCACTGTGACTGCGGCGCACGATGAGCCTGTGGTCCCTGTGCCAGATGTGGAGGCTGATGTATTTCCGGATGACCCGATGGCACCAGCTGATTCTAAGGACATTGTGGCAGACATTCCTGCGGACACAGGCGCGGAGGCTGCTGAGGCTGAGCATGAGGGATTTCCGGGTGGTCCGAGCGACCCATCCGTGTTGACCCAGTATGCGGATCACGTTGCTTGCAGCGTATGGACGAgagaggtatttataatatttatttttagttacttgtaaattatatttatgattgaaattagttttcctttaaatgatgattttaacGAATTTTGCGTTCCTTTATACTTCGATTCAGGAGTGTCCTGAGTTGAAGTTATCCTCTCACGGGAGGAAGGTCCATAGTTTAGGCAGGTCTGTCCTTGCCATTGAGGGACTCGTTGTTGGGACAGAACTAAGTCCTCTGATCATGTGTTCGGTAGACACTGGCGATCGAGGACTTTTGTCCTCGTTTGTGGAGCGGTGGCACCGAGAAACATCTAGTTTCCATCTCCCGGTGGGAGAGCTCACGATCACGCTAGACGACGTCTCCTCGCTTCTCCATTTGCCCGTGGTTGGCGACTTGCACGCCTTTCAGCCCTTGCACGTGGACGATACGGTTTAGATGCTGGTGGACTTATTGATGGTCTCTACAGAGTCTGCCAGGGCTGAGACAGCCCAGTGTCGTGGACCGTACGTATGCCTGTAATAGGTACATGATATATACGAGCGCCGATGCTAGGCAGGTCATTGGATAGCTACGGCTCGCGCATATCTTCTTCATATTTTGGGTTGCACTctatttgctaacaagagtgcaaccaatgtgcatgttgtgtacttAGAGGCCCTTCGTGACCTCAGTATGACGGGGAGGTACGCCTGAAGAGTGGCTGTTCTGATGCATATGTACGACCAGCTGAACGATGCCTCTATTAGCCACAACCGACAGCTTGGCGGTTACATCACACTACTGCAggtaacaaatatgtttttcattcgtTCAGGTTCAACAatgttcaactttaaattttgttagacTTTCTTTATTAATGTTTATCATTATGATGTTACATCTGTAGTGTTGGATTTACGAGCACTTTTCCTTAGTCGCGAACTCAACTATTGATCAGGAATACGACGAGGATTCCCCGCGTGCGTGTAGGTGAATTGCGACGAAGAAGACCGTGAAGAACATACGTACACTTACGTACAAGGAGCGCCTGGACCGACTCCGGATTTTAGATGTCTGTTGGATCCCGTATGGAGAGCACCGACCGGTCCAGGACTTCTATGTCATATCATGCTATTCCAGTCTCTTGCGCTGGGGGCCTGTTGCTATTTATTATCGACCAGAGAGGGTCGTGCGGCAGTTTGGATACACGCAGACCATTCCTGCTCCTCCTGTCGATTCATGGGTGTCGTATGATGATATACAcgacaggtggatgcactacTCGGATCATATCGTTCCAGCAGGTGAGGTGTGCGCTGTGCCAGGTCAGTGTGCTAGTGACTACATGGACTGGTTCTTTCGCATCTTGcatcctttcatgacaccaGGCCACGCATCAGATCCTCTACCTGATGGTCATGCCCCGCAGCCCCGAGTTGTCCCTCAGGCCCCACAGACGGATATCCCTCACGTGCCGGAGCCAGGAGCATCATCGACATCTGTGGAGGAGcctagacatgcagtggtaagtaatactaataatttacgtcatttacctcaatatttgcataataatttatgtaatttgtttgttttggatTTAACAGGAAGTTTATGATGAGATTGCTGAGAGGTTGGAGCGCCATCTGAGTCTAGGGGTGGTCACGCCAGGCTCATCGACACATGAGGTGATCGAAGAATGCCTCAGGATGGCTAGGAGTGTGAAACAAGACCATCTAGTATATGTTAGATCTAGACGTAGGC contains:
- the LOC100815646 gene encoding polyphenol oxidase, chloroplastic; the protein is MVLASTKELFMGSPFRLGDNPTPSMGSIEVAPHNTVHTWVGAADKPHHEDMGAFYTAARDLIFYAHHLNSDRLWGLWKTLEGRRKDYSDDPNWLDSDFYFYDENANFVRVKVRDCLDTKKLGYVYEDVDLPWLRTPPTSPKSKLLRKAKKSPLLSSKPSKFPLVLDSITSTVVKRPKKLRSKEDKEQEEEVLVIEGIEFGSDKYVKFDIHINDDEDNLNEPDQTEFVGTFVNLFHGQGHNINTSFKVGISKVLECLEAEEDNVVLVTLVPKVGK